Proteins encoded together in one Bradyrhizobium sp. CB82 window:
- a CDS encoding beta-ketoacyl-ACP synthase: MTAPRDKFGRPVVVVTGMGIMTSLGVGKADNWSKLVAGQSGIRTITRFPTDGLKTTMAGTVDFVSVDPFSSTGLSERMAEMVTEEALDQAGIGAKGDFPGPLFLAVAPVEVEWPQRRELGRAVGQPDFTYDDLLRISGGGKYTAYHHRFMFGSVAAHLAETFGTKGSPISLSTACASGATSIQLGVEAIRRGETDAALCVATDGTVNPEALVRFSLLSALSTQNEPPQAASRPFSKNRDGFVMAEGAGALVLESYEAATARGAKILGVLAGCGELTDSFHRTRSSPDGKPIIGCMKKTLADAGMEPDQIDHINAHGTATPENDKMEYNTTSAVFGELAQKIPVTSNKSMVGHTISAAGAVEAIFSLLTLEHQRIPPTINYDNPDPTILFDVVGNTARDARVTAVMSNSFGFGGQNASLILTREPA, encoded by the coding sequence ATGACTGCACCACGCGACAAATTCGGACGGCCTGTCGTCGTCGTCACTGGCATGGGCATCATGACCTCGCTCGGCGTCGGCAAGGCCGACAACTGGTCGAAACTCGTCGCCGGGCAATCCGGCATCCGCACCATCACGCGCTTTCCGACCGACGGGCTGAAGACGACGATGGCCGGCACGGTCGATTTCGTCAGCGTCGATCCGTTCTCCTCCACCGGCCTCTCCGAGCGGATGGCCGAGATGGTCACGGAGGAAGCGCTGGATCAGGCCGGCATCGGCGCCAAAGGTGATTTCCCGGGCCCCCTCTTCCTCGCGGTCGCGCCGGTCGAGGTGGAATGGCCGCAGCGCCGTGAGCTCGGCCGCGCCGTCGGCCAGCCCGACTTCACCTACGATGATCTCCTGCGCATCTCCGGCGGCGGCAAGTACACGGCCTATCATCACCGCTTCATGTTCGGCTCGGTCGCGGCCCATCTCGCCGAGACCTTCGGCACCAAGGGCTCGCCGATCTCGCTGTCGACGGCCTGCGCCTCGGGGGCGACTTCGATCCAGCTCGGCGTCGAGGCGATCCGCCGCGGCGAGACCGATGCGGCGCTGTGCGTCGCGACCGACGGCACCGTGAATCCTGAAGCGCTGGTTCGCTTCTCGCTGCTCTCCGCCCTCTCGACCCAGAACGAACCACCGCAGGCCGCCTCACGGCCGTTCTCGAAGAATCGCGACGGCTTCGTCATGGCTGAAGGCGCCGGCGCGCTGGTGCTGGAAAGCTATGAGGCGGCGACCGCGCGCGGCGCAAAAATCCTCGGCGTGCTCGCCGGCTGCGGCGAGCTCACCGATTCCTTCCACCGCACCCGGTCCTCCCCCGACGGCAAGCCGATCATCGGCTGCATGAAGAAGACGCTGGCCGATGCCGGCATGGAGCCGGACCAGATCGACCACATCAACGCGCACGGCACCGCGACGCCCGAAAACGACAAGATGGAGTATAATACGACATCGGCCGTGTTCGGCGAACTCGCGCAGAAGATTCCGGTCACCTCCAATAAGTCGATGGTCGGCCACACCATCTCGGCCGCCGGCGCCGTGGAGGCGATCTTCTCGCTGCTCACGCTCGAGCATCAGCGGATCCCGCCGACCATCAACTACGACAACCCGGATCCCACGATCCTGTTCGACGTCGTCGGCAACACCGCGCGCGATGCCCGCGTCACCGCCGTGATGTCGAACTCGTTCGGCTTCGGCGGCCAGAACGCGTCCCTGATCCTGACCCGCGAACCGGCCTGA
- a CDS encoding acyl carrier protein encodes MSSTFDQVATIIAETCDIPRDTITPDSHAIDDLGIDSLDFLDIAFAIDKQFGIKLPLEKWTQEVNDGKATTEQYFVLKNLCARIDELVAAKGASA; translated from the coding sequence ATGTCCTCTACATTCGATCAGGTCGCCACGATCATCGCTGAAACCTGCGACATCCCGCGCGACACGATCACGCCGGATAGCCACGCCATCGACGATCTGGGCATCGACAGCCTCGATTTCCTGGACATCGCGTTCGCGATCGACAAGCAGTTCGGCATCAAGCTGCCGCTGGAGAAGTGGACCCAGGAGGTCAACGACGGCAAGGCGACCACCGAGCAGTATTTCGTGCTGAAGAACCTGTGCGCGCGCATCGACGAGCTGGTGGCGGCCAAGGGCGCGAGCGCCTGA
- a CDS encoding potassium transporter Kup: protein MTASITTTDGQETTAKSGFWALTLGSIGVVFGDIGTSPLYAFHEAVRGAAHGESVSRAIVLGVLSLILWALLIVVTAKYVLLLLRADNNGEGGTLSLMALGQRALGRRSWFLLALGVVGASMFIGDSMITPAISVLSAVDGLKIKAPGLEPYVVPLTVFILAVLFAVQSKGTALVASAFGPVMVIWFSCIAAMGLVHISDDPSVLSAINPYYAIQFLLSHGEIGLVTLGAVFLAVTGGEALYADLGHFGRRPIQLAWLFFVLPSLLINYFGQGALVLSDPAALEHSFYRMVPEELIVPLVLLATAATVIASQAVITGAYSLVRQAVQLGLLPRFEVRYTSETHAGQIYLPRVNRLLLIGVMLLVLLFRTPSGLASAYGIAVSTTMVADGIMGFIVIWKLWNWRAATAAAVILPFVVVDMTFFSANLLKLLEGAWVPLLFGVVMAATIWTWRRGTGILTLKTRRIEVPLDDLIKSLEKRPPHIVKGTAVFLTSDPAFVPTALLHNLKHNKVLHEHNVILTIETAHTPRVDLSERFRMEKISDKFSKVRLRFGFMEQPNVPKALAIARKQGWQFDIMSTSFFVSRRSLKPSAQSGMPLWQDHLFIALSRSANDATDYFQIPTGRVVEVGTQVTI from the coding sequence ATGACCGCCAGCATCACGACAACCGACGGCCAGGAGACGACGGCCAAGTCGGGCTTTTGGGCACTGACGCTCGGAAGCATCGGCGTCGTCTTCGGCGATATCGGCACCTCGCCGCTCTACGCATTCCACGAGGCGGTCAGGGGCGCGGCCCATGGCGAGTCGGTCTCGCGGGCCATCGTGCTCGGGGTGCTCTCGCTGATCCTGTGGGCGCTCTTGATCGTCGTTACCGCCAAATATGTGCTGCTGCTGCTGCGCGCCGACAACAACGGAGAGGGCGGCACGCTGTCGCTGATGGCGCTCGGCCAGCGTGCGCTCGGGCGTCGAAGCTGGTTCCTGCTCGCGCTCGGAGTCGTCGGCGCCTCCATGTTTATCGGCGATTCCATGATCACGCCGGCGATCTCGGTGCTGTCGGCGGTGGATGGCCTGAAGATCAAGGCACCGGGACTCGAACCCTATGTCGTGCCGCTCACCGTCTTCATCCTGGCGGTGTTGTTTGCGGTCCAGAGCAAGGGCACGGCGCTCGTTGCGTCCGCCTTCGGGCCGGTGATGGTGATCTGGTTTTCGTGCATCGCGGCGATGGGGCTGGTCCACATCAGCGACGATCCGTCGGTGCTGTCGGCGATCAATCCCTATTACGCTATCCAGTTCCTGCTCTCGCATGGGGAGATCGGGCTGGTGACATTGGGGGCGGTCTTCCTGGCGGTGACCGGCGGGGAGGCGCTGTACGCCGATCTCGGCCATTTCGGTCGCAGGCCGATCCAGTTGGCCTGGCTGTTCTTCGTGCTGCCCTCGCTCCTGATCAACTATTTCGGCCAGGGCGCGCTGGTGCTGTCCGATCCGGCAGCGCTTGAACACTCCTTCTATCGGATGGTGCCGGAGGAGTTGATCGTGCCTCTGGTCCTGCTTGCGACTGCGGCGACCGTGATTGCAAGCCAGGCCGTGATCACGGGCGCTTATTCGCTGGTGCGCCAGGCCGTGCAGCTTGGTCTGCTGCCGCGCTTCGAGGTTCGGTATACTTCGGAGACCCACGCCGGCCAGATCTATCTGCCGCGCGTCAACCGCCTGCTCCTGATCGGCGTGATGCTCTTGGTGCTGCTGTTCCGGACCCCCAGCGGTCTTGCCTCAGCTTATGGCATCGCGGTGTCCACCACCATGGTGGCCGACGGGATCATGGGCTTCATCGTGATCTGGAAGCTCTGGAACTGGCGCGCGGCGACCGCTGCGGCGGTGATCCTGCCCTTCGTCGTAGTCGACATGACGTTCTTCAGCGCCAATCTGCTCAAGCTGCTCGAGGGCGCCTGGGTGCCGCTGCTGTTCGGGGTCGTCATGGCGGCGACAATCTGGACGTGGCGGCGGGGCACGGGCATCCTGACCTTGAAGACACGGCGCATCGAGGTTCCTCTCGATGATCTCATCAAGAGCCTGGAGAAGCGACCGCCGCATATCGTCAAGGGCACGGCGGTGTTCCTCACCAGCGATCCCGCCTTCGTGCCGACCGCGCTGCTGCACAATCTCAAGCACAACAAGGTGCTTCACGAGCACAACGTGATCCTGACCATCGAGACCGCGCACACGCCGCGGGTCGATCTTTCGGAGCGTTTCCGCATGGAGAAGATCAGCGACAAGTTTTCCAAAGTACGCCTGCGCTTCGGCTTCATGGAACAGCCCAACGTGCCCAAGGCGCTCGCGATCGCGCGCAAGCAAGGCTGGCAGTTCGACATCATGTCGACGTCGTTCTTCGTGTCTCGCCGCTCGCTGAAGCCGTCGGCGCAGTCAGGCATGCCGCTCTGGCAGGATCACCTGTTCATCGCGCTGAGCCGGTCCGCCAACGACGCCACCGACTATTTCCAGATTCCGACCGGACGGGTGGTTGAAGTCGGCACCCAGGTCACTATCTGA
- a CDS encoding aminotransferase, producing the protein MSKSSALNKVFADLPVTIFEAMSQAARDNAAINLGQGFPDDPGPEDIRRAAADASVNGYNQYPSMMGIPELRQAIATHYGHWHGLKLDPMSEVMVTSGGTEALTSAILAVVQPGDEVVCFQPVYDSYLPIIRQAGGIPRLVRLQPPHWRLDEDMLKNVFNSKTKAVLFNNPLNPSAVVYPREDLELLARYCQKFDVIAICDEVWEHVTFDQHKHIPLITIPGMRERTIKVGSAGKIFSLTGWKVGFVCAAPPLLRVAAKVHQFLTFTTAPNLQAAVAYGLGKPDEYFVSMRKDLARSRDRLTKGLESLGFPVLKSQGTYFLTVDLSPLGLNESDTDFCWRIVKDYKVAAIPVSAFYEQDPVTSVVRFCFAKKDQTLDTALERLSDAVRGRKR; encoded by the coding sequence ATGTCCAAGAGCTCCGCCCTGAACAAGGTCTTCGCGGACCTGCCCGTCACCATATTCGAGGCGATGTCGCAGGCCGCGCGCGACAACGCCGCCATCAATCTCGGCCAGGGCTTTCCTGACGATCCCGGTCCCGAGGACATCCGCCGCGCCGCGGCCGATGCCTCGGTGAACGGCTACAATCAGTACCCGTCGATGATGGGCATCCCCGAGCTGCGCCAGGCGATCGCGACGCATTACGGGCACTGGCACGGCTTGAAGCTCGATCCGATGAGTGAGGTGATGGTGACCTCCGGCGGCACCGAGGCTCTGACCTCGGCGATCCTCGCGGTGGTGCAGCCCGGCGACGAGGTCGTCTGCTTCCAGCCTGTCTATGATTCCTACCTGCCGATCATCCGCCAGGCCGGCGGCATTCCGCGCCTGGTGCGGCTCCAGCCGCCGCATTGGCGGTTGGACGAGGACATGCTCAAAAACGTGTTCAATTCAAAGACCAAGGCGGTCCTGTTCAACAACCCCTTGAATCCATCCGCCGTGGTGTATCCGCGCGAGGATCTCGAACTGCTGGCGCGCTACTGCCAGAAGTTCGACGTGATCGCGATCTGCGACGAGGTCTGGGAGCACGTCACCTTCGACCAGCACAAGCATATCCCGCTGATTACCATCCCCGGCATGCGCGAGCGCACCATCAAGGTCGGCTCGGCCGGCAAGATCTTCTCGCTGACGGGCTGGAAGGTCGGCTTCGTCTGCGCCGCGCCGCCCTTGCTGCGGGTCGCGGCCAAGGTGCACCAGTTCCTGACCTTCACCACCGCGCCCAATCTCCAGGCTGCGGTCGCCTACGGCCTCGGAAAGCCGGACGAGTATTTCGTCTCGATGCGCAAGGATCTGGCGCGGAGCCGGGATCGTCTGACCAAGGGCCTGGAAAGCCTCGGCTTCCCGGTGCTGAAGTCGCAAGGCACCTACTTCCTCACCGTCGACCTGTCGCCGCTCGGGCTCAATGAGAGCGACACCGATTTCTGCTGGCGCATCGTCAAAGATTACAAGGTCGCGGCGATCCCCGTGTCGGCCTTCTACGAGCAGGACCCGGTTACCTCGGTGGTCCGCTTCTGCTTCGCCAAGAAGGACCAGACGCTCGACACCGCACTGGAGCGGTTGTCCGACGCCGTGCGTGGACGAAAGAGGTAG
- a CDS encoding 3-hydroxyacyl-ACP dehydratase FabZ family protein, whose product MQLEYFHLIDRIVDLKVDEKKIVVEAQVPKESTIFEGHFPGYPLMPGVLLIESMAQASGWLLLGVLKFERMPILAAVKEAKVRGSVFPGDLISIEASVAHEGSGYAMTEAKIRVGGKLRANSTLTFTLIPFPNADMRGYMDAVAKRVGFPQQAVSP is encoded by the coding sequence ATGCAACTCGAATACTTCCATCTGATCGACCGCATCGTCGACCTCAAGGTCGATGAAAAGAAGATCGTCGTCGAAGCCCAGGTCCCGAAAGAGAGCACCATCTTCGAGGGGCACTTTCCCGGCTATCCCTTGATGCCCGGCGTGCTCCTGATCGAATCGATGGCGCAGGCCTCGGGCTGGCTTCTGCTTGGCGTCCTGAAGTTCGAGCGCATGCCGATTCTCGCGGCCGTGAAGGAAGCCAAGGTGCGCGGCTCGGTCTTCCCGGGCGACCTCATCAGTATCGAGGCGAGCGTCGCCCATGAAGGCTCCGGCTATGCGATGACCGAGGCCAAAATCAGGGTCGGCGGCAAGCTGCGTGCGAATTCGACGCTCACCTTCACGCTGATCCCCTTCCCCAATGCGGATATGCGCGGATACATGGACGCGGTCGCCAAGCGCGTCGGCTTTCCGCAACAGGCCGTTTCGCCATGA
- a CDS encoding lipid A biosynthesis lauroyl acyltransferase encodes MSQATASMKARAREAAKSLGASLIGAATVGMLRTTRYFDPLKTSNFFARVTQLIGPRLREHRIGRANLAAAFPEKSPEQIEKILMGVWDNLGRVGAEFAHIDHIWDYDRDHPEKSRIELSPRSIELFDHIRDDGKPALIFASHLANWELPALAAVAHGLDAAILYRRPNIASADRIIQEMRQVNMGTLIPAGRDAPFRLGEALRNGQHVAMLVDQYLTGGVEVTFFGRKTRANPMLARLLRQVECPIHGVRIIRLPGYRFRAELTEEIPPVRDADGKIDVQGTTQAITNVVEGWVREYPEQWLWLHRRWR; translated from the coding sequence ATGTCGCAGGCTACGGCGAGCATGAAGGCCCGCGCGCGGGAGGCCGCCAAGTCGCTCGGCGCGAGCCTGATCGGCGCGGCTACCGTCGGCATGCTGCGCACCACGCGCTATTTCGATCCGCTGAAGACCTCCAACTTCTTCGCGCGCGTCACCCAACTGATCGGCCCTCGCCTGCGCGAGCACAGGATCGGCCGCGCCAATCTGGCGGCCGCCTTTCCGGAAAAATCTCCCGAGCAGATCGAAAAGATCCTGATGGGCGTCTGGGACAATCTCGGCCGCGTCGGCGCCGAGTTCGCCCATATCGATCACATCTGGGACTATGATCGCGATCATCCGGAAAAGAGCCGGATCGAACTCTCGCCGCGCAGCATCGAGCTGTTCGACCACATCAGGGACGACGGCAAGCCAGCGCTGATCTTCGCTTCGCACCTCGCCAACTGGGAATTGCCGGCCCTCGCGGCCGTCGCGCACGGCCTCGACGCGGCGATCCTCTATCGCCGCCCGAACATCGCTTCCGCCGACCGGATCATCCAGGAGATGCGCCAGGTCAACATGGGTACGCTGATCCCAGCGGGGCGCGACGCGCCGTTCCGGCTCGGCGAAGCGCTCAGGAACGGCCAACACGTTGCGATGCTGGTCGATCAATATCTGACCGGCGGCGTCGAGGTCACCTTCTTCGGCCGCAAGACCCGCGCCAATCCGATGCTGGCGCGGCTGCTCCGCCAGGTCGAATGCCCGATCCACGGGGTGCGCATCATCCGCCTGCCCGGCTATCGCTTCCGCGCCGAGCTGACCGAGGAGATCCCACCGGTGCGCGACGCCGACGGCAAGATCGACGTCCAGGGCACGACGCAGGCGATCACCAACGTGGTCGAAGGCTGGGTCCGCGAATATCCGGAGCAGTGGCTGTGGCTGCATCGGCGGTGGCGGTAG
- a CDS encoding potassium transporter Kup: MTSEVAVPAPETVAANGHADAHTTAGFGALTLGSIGVVYGDIGTSPLYAFREAVTAASGAEGAPTTAAVLGVVSLILWALVVVVTLKYVVILLRADNNGEGGTLALMALAQRAVGPGGATIVLLGIISGALFYGDAVITPAVSVLSAIEGMKDVTLTFEPYIVPLTVLILVCLFAVQSRGTARVAAFFGPVMCVWFAVIAVAAIGPVVRQPQVLFALNPLYAVSFMLHHGIIGFVTLGAVFLAVTGAEALYADLGHFGKRPIQTAWLFIVLPSLALNYLGQGALVLDDPGAIVSPFFQLFPQGWLRGSMVVLATLATVIASQAVITGAYSLTRQAIQLGLLPRFEIRHTSEAHSGQIFIPRINQLLLVAVILMVLLFRSSSALASAYGIAVTGTMVVTAMMGFVVIWKVWRWSPLAAGALIAPFLFLDLTFLAANLLKVFEGGWVPLALGSLMIILMYTWRRGSRLLFEKSRKLEFPLADLVAMLEKRPPQRVPGTAVFLTSDPLSAPTALMHSLKHYKVLHEKNVILTIETAPTPRIDPSERVKLEQVSPTFSKVTLKFGFMESPNVPKALAIARKLGWQFDIMSTSFFLSRRALKPAAHSGMPRWQDRLFISLSRSANDATDYFQIPSGRVVEVGTQVTI; encoded by the coding sequence ATGACGAGTGAAGTCGCAGTTCCCGCCCCGGAAACGGTGGCGGCCAATGGGCATGCGGATGCCCACACTACCGCCGGTTTCGGCGCGCTGACCCTTGGCAGCATCGGCGTTGTCTATGGCGATATCGGCACCAGCCCACTGTACGCGTTCCGCGAGGCGGTGACGGCGGCGTCGGGGGCGGAAGGCGCACCCACGACGGCTGCTGTGCTCGGCGTGGTTTCGCTGATCCTGTGGGCGCTGGTCGTCGTGGTCACGCTGAAATACGTCGTGATCCTGCTCCGCGCCGACAACAACGGTGAGGGCGGCACGCTCGCCTTGATGGCGCTGGCCCAGCGTGCGGTCGGCCCGGGCGGGGCGACCATCGTCCTGCTCGGCATCATTTCCGGCGCCCTGTTTTACGGCGATGCCGTGATCACGCCGGCGGTCTCAGTGCTGTCAGCCATCGAAGGCATGAAGGACGTCACGCTGACGTTCGAGCCTTACATCGTTCCGCTGACCGTGCTGATCCTGGTCTGCCTGTTCGCCGTGCAATCGCGCGGCACGGCCCGCGTCGCGGCGTTCTTCGGTCCGGTGATGTGCGTCTGGTTCGCGGTGATCGCAGTGGCGGCGATCGGTCCGGTCGTCCGGCAGCCGCAGGTGCTGTTCGCGTTGAACCCGCTCTACGCGGTGTCCTTCATGCTCCACCACGGCATCATCGGCTTCGTCACGCTGGGCGCGGTGTTCCTGGCGGTCACCGGCGCCGAGGCGCTCTATGCCGATCTCGGCCATTTCGGTAAGCGGCCGATCCAGACCGCCTGGCTGTTCATCGTGCTGCCGTCGCTGGCGCTGAATTATCTGGGGCAGGGAGCTCTGGTCCTGGATGACCCCGGGGCGATCGTGAGCCCGTTCTTCCAGTTGTTTCCGCAAGGTTGGCTCCGCGGCAGCATGGTCGTGCTTGCCACCCTGGCGACCGTCATCGCCAGCCAGGCCGTCATCACCGGCGCCTATTCCCTGACGCGCCAGGCGATCCAGCTCGGGCTGCTGCCGCGCTTTGAAATTCGACATACGTCTGAGGCCCATTCCGGCCAGATCTTCATCCCGCGCATCAACCAGCTGCTGCTGGTCGCCGTGATCCTGATGGTGCTCCTGTTCCGTTCTTCAAGCGCGCTGGCGTCGGCCTACGGCATCGCCGTAACCGGCACCATGGTGGTCACGGCGATGATGGGCTTTGTCGTGATCTGGAAGGTCTGGCGGTGGTCGCCGCTCGCCGCCGGGGCGCTCATCGCACCCTTCCTGTTCCTCGACCTGACCTTCCTGGCCGCGAACCTGCTCAAGGTGTTCGAGGGTGGCTGGGTGCCGCTCGCGCTCGGCTCGCTGATGATCATCCTGATGTACACGTGGCGACGCGGCAGCCGGCTCCTGTTCGAGAAGTCGCGCAAGCTCGAGTTCCCGCTCGCCGACCTCGTGGCGATGTTGGAGAAGCGGCCGCCGCAGCGGGTGCCCGGAACGGCGGTGTTCCTTACCTCCGACCCGCTGAGCGCCCCAACCGCGCTGATGCATAGTCTGAAGCACTACAAGGTGCTGCATGAGAAGAATGTTATTCTCACCATCGAGACCGCGCCGACCCCGCGCATCGATCCGTCGGAGCGCGTCAAGCTGGAGCAGGTCAGCCCGACCTTCTCCAAGGTGACGCTGAAGTTCGGCTTCATGGAATCGCCCAACGTGCCGAAGGCGCTGGCGATCGCCCGCAAGCTCGGCTGGCAGTTCGACATCATGTCGACCTCGTTCTTCCTGTCGCGCAGGGCGCTGAAGCCCGCCGCCCATTCCGGCATGCCGCGCTGGCAGGACCGCCTGTTCATCTCGCTCAGCCGCTCGGCGAACGATGCCACCGACTACTTCCAGATCCCGAGCGGGCGGGTGGTCGAGGTCGGAACGCAGGTGACGATCTAG
- a CDS encoding rhodanese-like domain-containing protein: protein MANQVQDLTPDEVAKGVTEGRYLLVDVREPNEVAAEAYPYGVVVPLSTFDPKAIPNPQGKEVVFACRSGKRSVTASLAAQAAGLAYDKHLAGGMLGWKAAGLPSKVGG from the coding sequence GTGGCAAACCAGGTGCAAGATCTGACCCCGGACGAGGTCGCCAAGGGTGTGACGGAAGGGCGTTATCTGCTGGTCGATGTCCGCGAACCCAATGAAGTTGCCGCGGAGGCCTACCCCTACGGCGTCGTCGTGCCGCTCTCGACCTTCGATCCCAAGGCGATTCCCAATCCCCAGGGCAAGGAAGTCGTGTTCGCCTGCCGCTCCGGCAAGCGCTCGGTGACGGCTTCGCTCGCAGCGCAGGCGGCGGGACTTGCCTACGACAAGCATCTCGCGGGCGGCATGTTGGGGTGGAAGGCGGCGGGTCTTCCCAGCAAGGTCGGTGGCTGA
- a CDS encoding beta-ketoacyl-ACP synthase encodes MTDTPASKPGQTEVWITGIGLATSLGEGLDANWAALGERRINVDEKGFAPFIVHPLMPVSFDSQIPKKGDQRQMEAWQRIGTYAAGLALDSAGIKGNKDILSKIDMVVAAGGGERDLNVDTGVLTAEAKGANAPGFLNERLMSDLRPTLFLAQLSNLLAGNIAIVHGLGGTSRTFMGEEVAGADATRIALARIASGESDIALVGGSHNGERKDLMVLYEFGDFNLKDKFAPVWARQGHAGFALGSAGAFLVLESKAHAEARGAKPFAKLTSVVADLARRKQPGELTATLQKLWSKLPRREGKGAIITGATGAEPATAEERTFLQSHSDFPVRATGTMFGHTMETQFPLGIALAALSLSRGALFPPNDSTGLEIEMQGAPAQIVVVGAGHWRGEGMALVEAVS; translated from the coding sequence ATGACCGACACTCCTGCTTCGAAGCCCGGCCAGACGGAAGTCTGGATCACCGGTATTGGGCTCGCCACTTCGCTCGGCGAAGGGCTGGACGCCAACTGGGCCGCGCTCGGCGAGCGGCGCATCAATGTCGACGAGAAGGGTTTTGCCCCTTTCATCGTGCATCCCCTGATGCCGGTCAGTTTCGACAGCCAGATCCCGAAGAAGGGTGACCAGCGCCAGATGGAAGCCTGGCAGCGCATCGGCACCTATGCGGCGGGTCTGGCGCTCGATTCGGCCGGGATCAAGGGCAACAAGGACATTCTGTCCAAGATCGACATGGTGGTCGCGGCCGGCGGCGGCGAGCGCGATCTCAACGTCGATACCGGCGTGCTCACGGCCGAGGCCAAAGGTGCCAATGCGCCCGGCTTCCTCAACGAGCGGCTGATGAGTGATCTGCGGCCGACGCTGTTCCTGGCCCAGCTCTCCAACCTGCTCGCCGGCAACATCGCCATCGTGCATGGCTTAGGGGGCACCTCGCGCACCTTCATGGGCGAAGAGGTGGCGGGCGCAGATGCCACGCGTATCGCACTGGCGCGGATCGCCTCGGGCGAGAGCGACATTGCGCTGGTCGGCGGCTCGCACAATGGCGAGCGCAAGGACCTGATGGTCCTCTACGAATTCGGCGACTTCAACCTGAAGGACAAGTTCGCCCCGGTCTGGGCGCGCCAGGGCCACGCCGGCTTCGCACTCGGCTCGGCCGGTGCGTTCCTGGTACTGGAATCGAAGGCCCATGCGGAAGCGCGAGGCGCCAAGCCGTTCGCGAAGCTGACGAGCGTGGTAGCCGATCTCGCCAGGCGCAAGCAACCGGGCGAGTTGACCGCGACGCTCCAGAAGCTGTGGTCGAAGCTGCCCAGGCGCGAGGGCAAGGGCGCGATCATCACGGGTGCAACCGGCGCGGAGCCGGCGACCGCCGAGGAACGCACCTTCCTCCAGAGCCATTCGGATTTTCCGGTTCGCGCCACCGGTACCATGTTCGGCCACACCATGGAGACGCAGTTCCCGCTCGGGATTGCGCTCGCCGCACTGTCGCTCTCGCGCGGGGCCCTGTTCCCACCGAACGATTCGACCGGCCTCGAGATTGAAATGCAGGGGGCTCCGGCCCAGATTGTGGTGGTGGGAGCCGGACACTGGCGTGGCGAAGGCATGGCGCTGGTGGAAGCGGTGAGTTGA
- a CDS encoding polyamine ABC transporter substrate-binding protein, with the protein MTNVSRSGFCLGLAIAAALTLLSAPAGAEERVVNFYNWSNYMAPDVLEAFTKETGIKVVYDTFDANETLETRLMAGKSGYDVVVPTAYFLQRQIKANIFQKLDKSKLPNLANAWPVVTQRLAIYDPGNVFAANYMWGTTGIGYNVKKVREILGADAKIDSWDIVFKPENLAKFRDCGVHMLDSADDIFPAALNYLGLDPNSTKQADLEKAADAVMKVRPSVRKFHSSEYLSALATGEICFVVGWSGDIMQARARAAEAKSGIEIGYAIPKEGAQMFFDNLAIPADAKNVPEAYELINYLYRPDVAAKNSDFLSYANGNLASQKLVDPKILNDKNIYPDEATLSKLFVITARDPATQRIINRLWTKVKTGR; encoded by the coding sequence ATGACGAACGTCAGCCGCTCTGGCTTTTGCCTCGGTCTTGCAATCGCCGCAGCGCTGACCCTCCTTTCCGCTCCCGCAGGGGCCGAGGAGCGCGTGGTCAACTTCTACAACTGGTCCAACTACATGGCGCCGGACGTCCTTGAGGCCTTCACCAAGGAGACCGGCATCAAGGTGGTCTACGACACCTTCGACGCCAACGAGACGCTGGAGACACGCCTGATGGCCGGCAAGTCCGGCTACGACGTCGTGGTGCCCACCGCCTATTTCCTGCAGCGCCAGATCAAGGCGAACATCTTCCAGAAGCTCGATAAATCGAAATTGCCGAACCTCGCCAACGCCTGGCCCGTGGTGACGCAGCGCCTCGCGATCTACGATCCCGGCAACGTCTTTGCCGCCAACTACATGTGGGGCACGACCGGCATCGGCTACAACGTGAAGAAGGTGAGGGAGATCCTCGGGGCAGATGCGAAGATCGATAGTTGGGACATCGTCTTCAAGCCGGAGAACCTCGCCAAGTTTAGAGATTGCGGCGTGCACATGCTGGATTCCGCCGACGACATTTTTCCCGCAGCGCTGAACTATCTGGGGCTCGATCCGAACTCGACCAAGCAGGCCGACTTGGAGAAGGCGGCCGATGCGGTGATGAAGGTGCGCCCGTCCGTGCGCAAGTTCCACTCCTCCGAATATCTCAGCGCGCTGGCAACCGGCGAGATCTGCTTCGTAGTCGGCTGGTCCGGCGACATCATGCAGGCCCGCGCCCGCGCGGCCGAGGCCAAGAGCGGCATCGAGATCGGCTACGCTATACCGAAAGAGGGCGCGCAGATGTTCTTCGACAATCTCGCGATCCCTGCGGATGCGAAGAACGTCCCGGAGGCCTACGAGCTCATCAACTATCTCTACCGCCCGGATGTCGCGGCCAAGAACTCCGACTTCCTGTCCTACGCCAACGGCAACCTCGCCAGCCAGAAACTGGTCGATCCGAAGATCCTGAACGACAAGAACATCTACCCGGACGAGGCGACGCTCTCAAAGCTGTTCGTCATCACCGCCCGCGATCCGGCGACCCAGCGCATCATCAACCGGCTCTGGACCAAGGTGAAGACGGGGAGATGA